DNA from Grus americana isolate bGruAme1 chromosome 6, bGruAme1.mat, whole genome shotgun sequence:
CTGGGGACAGGCTGGTTCTCACCTCCAAGCAGAGCATGGTCTCCAAGCTgccctgaaccctttccctaCCACCCTCCCCCAGTGGCCCTGAACTTCCAGACGGCCGGCACAGAGATGGACCTGTGTGACGGGCTCTTCAGCCAGAACGGGCGCTGCGGCTACGTGCTCAAACCACCCTTCATGAGGGACAAGGAGACTGTCTTCAACCCCAGTGaccccagcagctgggagggcCCTGGCCCCACCACCCTGACAATCCAGGTATGGAGCCAAGGAAGGACTCTGGGGAGTCGTGAGTGTCCTGGAGCTCTGCTGGTCCCACCCGAGTGGGACTGTGCCAGGCAGCATGCCAGAGCCGAGCAGCCTCCCAGCAGATCGGTttggctgctccccagctcacGGGGTCGTTGCCCCTTCCTGCAGGTAATCAgtgggcagcagctgcccaAAGTGGCCAACAGCAAGGACGGAGCCATCATCGACCCACTGGTGCGTGTGGAGATCCATGGGGTCCCCGCGGACCAGGCGCGCCAGGAGACCAAGTATATTGAGAACAACGGTGAGCCCCACGGGGGTACCAGGGACCCCGCTGCGCCCAggcagcctgtccctgccctcccttgtCCTCCCAGCACCcgctctcccctcccagggtTTAACCCCCGCTGGGATGAAACGCTCCAGTTCCAGCTCCACGTGCCCGAGCTGGCCCTCGTCCGCTTTGTGGTGGAGGATTATGACAAGACCTCCAGGAATGACTTCGTGGGCCAGTTCACCTTAGCGTTTGCCAACATCAAACCTGGTGAGCAGCTGCTGGTGGCGGtgggccagggcagccccacagAGGTGTCTGGGCTCAGCTGGGTGCTAgagagcagggtggggggcagccaTCAGTCAGAACCTCACTGTCTCCCCTGCAGGCTACCGCCACATCCATCTCCTCTCCAAGGACGGCACCAGCATCCCACCCTCTTCGCTCTTTGTCCACATCCGCATCACCGAGCCGCCTGGCCCCGAGCAGGACTGAGCCTGTGGGGGGAATAGGACCTGGATAGAAGCCATAGAGCCAGCCCCAAGCGGCTGGGGCCACAGAGCCAACTGCATCGCCCTCTTGTTGAGCTGTTTGTGTCATCCCTGTGTTGTTGTCGCTGCTGTGTCCCCATTTGCAGTggcctccagggtctgggaaAAGGCCCTGACCTCCCCTTCCGAGGTTTGGGACACTACCTCCCACGCATGAGTGTGGGGACTGCACTGGTGCagtcccctgtgtcccccatGTGCAGCTTGCCCTGGCCCACGGGCATGGCTTGGtcatgaggaagaggaggagatggtgCACAGCCCCCTGGCTCTGCCACAGGGGCTGGTACCCCGTGGCCAGGGGAGCAAGGCTGGAGCTGAGCAaaccccagggctgggcagagccaggagaggAGTCAGTCCTCACTGCCCCCCActctgcagccccccggggctgctcctGGCCGGTGGCCATTACTAACCCTTACCGTATCCCTTCTCTGTAAGCAACTTAATAAATTGTTCGGTGACAGGCAGGCTAGGGTCTGGGTGCAGTGGCACTGGGGACAGAGACGGGGAGCTGGGCTTCTGCTTGCGCTCTCTCCCTGCAGGCACCTGCCCCACGGCTGGCACAGAGCTCCAAACGGCCcaaagaaaaaggattaaaagGAGCAGAGAGATTCATTTTATACAGCCGCATATTTTACATCCCATATACATATATgcctatacacacacacatacacctcTGCAGCAGGCTTGCGCCACTGGGGCCTTAAAGCAGTCAGGATTTGGCCTCACTGTGAAGCGCCGTCCTTCTCCGCGGGGCAccctccttcctgctctgtCCTGGGGGGGCCCTCAGCCCGGCTCTCCCTCTGCACAGCGTGGAGGTGGACGGTGGGAGTGCTGGGGTCCTTGCCCACCCCCTGGCTGGGGTCACTAGCCCCACGCTCGGGGTGATGCCGTTGGATGTGTTTGATGACCTGGAACTTCTGCTTAGCCTTGTAGGGGCAGTAGCGGCAGAAGAAGGGGTGCTCGTTGGTGTGGGTCAGGTAATGGTGGCGCAGGCCGGCCGCCCAGCGGAAAGCCCGCCCGCAGGCATTGCAGACGTAGGGCTTCTCCTCGCTGTGCTTCTTCAGGTGGGTCTTGAGGAGGAAGCGGGTCTTGAAGGCCTTGCCGCACTGCTCACAGATGAAGGAGCGGGCCTCCCGGTGCCGCGTCTCCTTGTGCACCCGCAGGGCGTCTGCCCGGTTGGTGCGGTACTCGCACTCATCACAGCGGTATGGCTTCAGGCCTGCAGCAATagggaaggggctgggatgggggtACAgtgccctccctcctgcaggtCTTGCTGTCCCTATAATGGCATCagtccccagggacccccctaCATACTATCCTCAGCACTGGAAAGGTGCAGATGCCAGCAGGCACCTCAAAACCCCAGACTTCCAAGGCACCATACTGCCccaccttccctcccaccctggGGTGCTGTCCTCAACCCACCAACACACCAGAACATGCTGCCCCCCAACTGCTGTGGGTCCCCCCCTGCCTCCAGCTGGACCACTGGTAGCAAATAAAGCATGGACCAGGGGTCTGTGCAGCCCCAAATCCCTCCCTGGCACCCCACAGCCCGTCCCTGGCGGGCAGCACTCACCCGTGTGCTTTGTCATGTGGTACTTGAGCTGGTTCACCCACTTGCACTTGTAGCCGCAGTCGGGGCAGAGGTATTTCCGCTCTTCCTTGTGGATCCGCATGTGGTACTGGGCACAGGGCAAGAGGTAGGGTCAGGATGAGGCCATGCCACCTGCCCTGGGAATGTGCAGGGCTCTGAGGTGTCAGTGAGGGGCTCAAACACAGGTCTGACATCTCAAACTGCACGGGGCAAGGAGGGTTGTCTGCTGGCCTGGCAGACTATGGGCGGGGGGGATCTACAGCAGGGTCAGGATGAGACCCTTGTACTGCTGAGCTTGCTCTGTCCCACCCTGTGGAGAGGCACAGGCTTTTCTCCCCAGTTTGGTATTTAGGGCAAAATCCAGGTTAAAACCCAGCCCAACAGAGCTAGCCCTGAGCTGAGCGCATTGCGCAGCCTTGCCCAGGCAGCCCCAGAAGGCTCCAGCTCAGCCTGCCCATTAAAAAAGGTCTGTATTTCTTTTAGCAAAACCAAACTGTTTTCCCCTCCATTACCCCACGCTTGGCCTTGCTGTTCTAGGAAAGGCCCTTTGCCATGTGTGAGGATGCTAATCACCCACAGAAATGAGGGCAGGGTCTGGCTCTGCTTGCAGGGAAGCTGAGCTTCCCCGTGTCTAACCGGTACACTGAGCATGCTGCAAGCCAGCAGGCAGCCAAACTTGGCTTCGAGTGGCACAAGGCTGCACCTGAAGGACGCTAGAGACGTCAGCTGGAAGAGGAGCGAACTCGGGCAGCTGCCCACCTTGCTTTGCTACAAATCACCCCTTCCCTTAATCTGCAACAGCAGGGAAGAAACATATTGTACCCACGTGGGTTTTATCCGCTCGTCTCCTATTCTGTACAAGCCACAGAAGGGGACAGAGGACAAAACATCCTCTTGggagttgttttttcttccccaaatccCTGTGTCTGAATCCCGCCCAACCCAGGTAGATGCAGTCGGACATACCCCCCAGCAGGGCTCTCACCTTGAGACGCGAGGGGTCGGCGCAGGCATATTTACAGAGGTGGCACTTGTAGGGCTTCTCGCCGGTGTGGATGCGGATGTGCCACGTGATTTTCTGCCTGTTCTTGGTGGTGTACTCGCAGTCCGAGCACTTGTACACACGGGTGCCCCCATGGCCCTTCATATGCTGGTCGAAGACGAGCTGGTGGCAGCAGGCGAAGTCACAGAAGGGGCATCGCAGGGGTTTGTCCTGGGGGGTGGCTGGCTCGTGGCTCTCCACATAATGCCGCACCAGCTGCTGCCGCTCCTTGGCTGCAAAGCTGCACAGCTCACAGCGGTGGCTAAAATGCTGCGTCTTGTGCTCCTCCAGTGCCTCCCGGGTGGCAAAGGTCTCCTTGCAGGTGCTGCATTCCAGATGCGGGTGCTGCTTCTGCACATGGCACTTGAGTGTGGCCTCGCTGTGGCACACGAAGCCGCAGTGTGGGCAACCGTAGGACACCTTCTCCTCGTGCCGCCGCAGGACATGCTGCTTGAGGGCTGTCTCGGAGCTGAAGCGAGCCTCGCAGCGGGAGCAGCCGAAGTTGAGCTCGCCACGGTGGCAGCTGTTGACATGGCGGGTGATGTCATTCTGCAGGTAGCTGCTGTAGTCGCAGAGCGGGCAGAAGTGGGTGGGCGTCTTCTCATGCACCCGCAGGCGGTGGATGCGCAGCTTGGAGTTGGTGCCGAAGGTCTGGCTGCAGATGCCGCAGGCGATGCGCCCCACGCCGGTGTGCAGGGACTGGTGGGCCTCCAGGCGGTAGCGCCGCGTGGTGCTGAACTCGCAGTAGCGGCACTTGTGCGGCTTCACCCCCTCGTGCTTGATGCGGACGTGCTGCCACAAGCAGCGGGCCTGCTTGCAGGTGAACTCGCACTGGTGGCATTGCAGCTGCGGCCGTTTGCTGTAGTGCTTGCGGTGCAGCTTGCGATGCAGCCGCAGGGCTTTGGCTGCCTTGGAGGTGAAGGGGCAGGAGGCACAGCGAAACTCGCCCAGTGCCATGCAGCCCCTCTTCTTGTGCGTCTTCATGGCTCGTTCCTGGTGGCAGGTGAAGGGGCAGGTGGGACAGGAGAAACGCCTCCTCTTGGGCAGGGCAGCTTTTGGGAGCGCTGCATCTGGCAGGGGCTCACTGGGCTGGCCCATCTCAACACTGGCCGGGTCTCCCTCGGGGAGCTCAGTGCTTTGGGGTCCGTCCTCCTTGGAATGCACAAGATGCTTCTCGGCACGGTGGCTCTTGAGGGCCCGCTGGGAGCGGAAGGCCTCAGGGCACAGGGAGCACCACAACTGCTCCAGGCTCCGGCACCCATCCTCCACATGGGAAGTGATGGTGGAGACACGGGAGCAGACGAAGGAGCAGGCGTTGCAGTgcagcttccctccctccagccgGTATTTCTCCAAGGGTTTCTCAGGCTGGGGGGGACAAGTGGCTCCACCTGGCTCAGCTCCGTCCCCTTGCTGGTGAGATTCTTCGGCCACCTCTGTGCTGTCACTCGGCAGGGATTTTTCAGGGGCAGGACAGCCTGAGGTCTGATCCCCAGCCAAGGAACTGCCTACTGCTTGCGTTTTATCAGGCATCAGTTCCACTTCCCAGAGGGTCTCGGCATGTCCAGACTCCTCCGAGCCTCCCTTGTCGCTCTCTGCCATTTCCGTACCGTTATCACCAGGCTGGTCAGCAGGTTGGCgcagcccaggcagctcctgACCAGCTGGTTTGAGGATCTTGTTCTTCTTCAGGAGGACTGGGCACTTCTTGAGGAGATGGGTGTTGAGCCCCCTTTGCTGTTTAAAGCTGGCGCCGCACTCATGGCACACGAGCGGGGCCCGGCGGCTCTGGCAGCTGGCTTTGGAGTGCAGGGACATAGACTTTTCCTTCCGCGTGATGTACGAGCACTTCTCACACTTAAAGATCTGGCTCTCTGACTGCACCACTAGCATCTGCACCCTGCCCTCCAGCACCAGCGTCTCCGCttgctccttgtcctgcttCCGCAGCGCCTTCAGCACTGACTCCGAGCCACCTCGGGCATCATCATTGGAGGCGGCCACATCCTCTGGGACAGGCGGGTGGCTCTGCTCAGTTGTCTTCAGCACGCTGAGCCAGGCCTCTGGCAGCTCAGCTTGGCTGGTCTCACTCATCTCTGCGTCTGCCACCAGCTTGTGGTGGTCCGAGCATGACCCCTCGAGGTGACCCATGGCCTGCCTTAGGGAGTCTTTTCCCTGGCTCTCTCCTGCTGTTACGCTGTCATCCAGCCTCACCGCCTCGTTCTCCTGTATatctgcctcctcttcctcaaagTCCGGGATGTCTTCAAGCGTATTGTCATTGTCCACCAAGCCAAGGTCACCCCGGGAGCCCAGCATCGCGTAGGCTGGGGGAGGTTCCTTGCAGGACAGCATTTCCACGCTCTCTGGCTGCACCATGCAGGATTCTCCAGTCAAATGGTCCAGGAGGGGGTCAGATGAGACGTTCAGTGTCTCCAAGTGCAACGTGCAGCTCTCTGCCACGTCCCCAGAAGCAGCACGCTCAGTCGAGCCTGCTGCAGTGTGTCCTTGCAAGCAGTCATCTCCCAGGGCATCGCCAGCAGTGGGATGGTTCTGCTCCCCATCGCCCACACCTCCTTCCACCTCGCTGCTGCTCTGCGGCGGAGCGGCATCCTGCCTGAGGAGGGGCACCACGAATGCTCGCTGGTAGCCCTCTTCCCCCTGGGAGTCCAGCTGGGATGGCTTTGCCTTTGCCCACTGCTCATTGCCAGCGAGGGGGGAGCAGGCATCCACACGCAGGGCTGTGCCAAGCTCGTAGCCGAAGAGCGCCTCAGATGAGCTGATCTCCAGCTCCTTGCTGGCGTAGTTTTCCAGCCAGTCCTTGTCACCAGGGACGTAGCCGTGAATCTTGCGCTTGTGGAAGAAGAGGCTGGTGTTGCTGAAGGTGCAGTAGGAGCAGAGGGCGCAGCGAAACTCCTTCTGCTTGGTGTGCTTGCAGTTCTCGTGGTTCAGCAGGGCCTGTTTGTACTTTGTCTGGTAGGTGCAATACTGGCACTGGAAGATGGGCACCTGGTAGTTCTGCGAGTGCTTTGCCTGCATGTGCTTCTGCAGCTCGTACTTGCGCTTGCAGGCGAAACCGCACACCTCACAGATTAGACTTTTGCCCTGGTGCCGCAGCTTGTGGCTGCTCAGCTGGTCAGCACGGTGGCACCGGTACGAGCACTGGTTGCACTGGTACCTGTGGGGAAAGTGGGATCGGTCAGGCAGCACGAGGAACCGGGGCAGGCTGAGCCCTGCCAGGCATGCTGAGCTCTGCTTCCTGTCCTGGACACATGGGGAAGGGGTACTGTTCAGTTTGCCAGCTCTGACCTTTGCTGTCTGGGCAGCTCTTACCCCAGGCAGTTCCTCCCTGCTGTGGCCCTTGGCACCTACACCCACAGCCTGGGGATGGGAGGTAGCTTCTTGGGGTATTCCACACAGTAACCATGTCACCCCCATGTCTAGTTGCTGGAGGCAGACTAGACCCAAAGGAGATCATGATACTGAGGTAAAAAACACGTTTTGGCAGAGTCCTGCACATGCCCAAGCTGGCCTTAGCCCACGAAACATCAGCAGAGCCCATGAACCTGGCCTCAGAGCTGCACTGACATGGTAATACACCTCCTTTGCAGCGCAGACACACCAAAGATAACTTTGCTTCTGAAGCACCATGCTGGCAACAACCTGCAAGCTCAAGGACTGCATTTTTTATGTGCCAGACAGAGCTGATTGTAGCCATCCCTCAGGCACGAGAGAGTCTGGCACATGACACAGCCTAGAGCAGCAGACCCCCAGAGCGGGATTTGGGGAGCCCTGACTATGATGCCAGgccagcggggccgggggtcgTACCGGAGATCTCCAGTGTGCTTGCGCATGTGGACATTCAGGTAGTGCTTCCACTTGGTGATGTACCCACACTCGGTGCACATGAAGTTCTTGTCGTTGGAGTGGGTCAGCATGTGCTTGGACAGGTAGCTCACATCCCGGCACGTGAAATCGCAGAGCTCACACTTGTGAGGCTTCTCTCCTATGGGCAACACAGGAACGCCCTCAGCATGATGGCCAGGTGAGGCAGCAcagcctgcccccccccccaggaaaaCCAGCTCAGCAGGGATGGGGCCATGCCACGGCTTCAGCCAAGCAATGCTAGGGTGGCAGAGTTGGTGGTGGGACCCAGGAGCCCTGacccagccctccctgcccacctgGAGCTGGGACAGGACCTCCCACCCCCTATCCCAGCTTGGCTCTCAGGACCCCCACAGCGGACACCCACCAGTGTGCAGCAGCATGTGCCGGATAAGCACCCTCTTGTGTGCGGTGGCGAAGGCACACTCAGTGCACTTGTGGATCTTCTCATTGGCGTGCATCTTCCCCACGTGGTCATGAAACTCCACAGGGTTGAAGGTGGCGTAGGGGCAGAAGCTGCACTGGAGCTGCTCACTGCCTGGGTGTCCCTGCTTCTTGTGCTTGCGGAAAACATGCTTGTTGGAGCAGATGAAGTCACACTGCTGGCAGTGGAAGGCGTAGTGAGTTTTTCGGTGAGCCTCCATGGCCTCAGCTGTGTCAAAGAGCAGTGAGCAGGCATGGTACTTGCACTCCACCGCCTTAATGCCGTGAGCATCCTTGAGGTGACGGACAAACTCCTTCCGGTCCTCCGCACAGTAGTTGCAGCCTCCCTGGAAGCAGCTCAGCCTCTTGGGCTCAGCTTTGTGAGTCTTCAAGTGCTCTTTGAGGGCCTGGCTGAGCCGAAACTTCTCCTCGCAGACAGGGCAGGAGTAAACATCAGAGTAGAAGTTGGAAATGTCCTCGTGCATGCTGGCCATGTGGCGGTTGAGGGCGTTCTTCTCCACTGAGCTGTAGTGGCAGAGCGGACAGCGGTGGGCCTTCTCGCCTGTCTCCCGCATCATGTGGattttcagcttgcttttaCTGGTGAAGTACTTGTGGCAGTTGGGGCACTGGAGGCTGGGGTCAGGGAAGTGCAAATGGAGGTGCTCCACCAGGTGCGTTCGCTTCTTGAAGCACCGCTTGCACTCAGGGCACATGTGGGTTTTGTAGAGGTACTCAGAGCCCTCTGCGACATCCCCTGTgagagcagaggagggggaGCCGTCAGCAGGGAAGAGATGAAGAAGAAGAGCACAGGCAGATGTTCTTTCCCCGAATCAGCTGTGCCAGGGTGAGGGCTTCTCATATACACAGTCACACAGCAGCCGTTTACTTGCAGGGACTGTCCCCACCCCAAGCCATCAACATGGTTCAGGTGGGCTCTTTCGAGCTCAACACCAACAAAGATGATCGAGTGCAGCCTAGCTCAGGCCTGCCCACGTGGCTCCGCTCCCCAAAGCCAGGCAGACTTTTGCCTGTTTTTGCCTGAGCCTGGCAGCGGCCGAGGACAGGCAACAGGAGAAGAAGGACGTGTTTGCTtgggcagagggcaggggaggggggaacagCGCACTGGTACATGCTGGAGACATGAGGCTGCTGGATGGCACAGGACTCCCACGTCCCACCAGCCTGACCCACATTTCACTGCCCGTCTCAAGGCTGAGCTGCCTGCTCATAAATCAGAGGCCAAGCAGCTCCCAGTATGGCCCCGCGATGCCCCGCATCCTACCTTTGAAGTGCTGTGTCCGTGGCATTGTTGCTTTCTCAGGAGCTGCCTTCCTGTCCTCTTTGGCCTCCCCTTCGCAGGGGCTCTCGCCATCCTCCTCCGGCGACTCGTCCCTGCCGCTGTCCGAgtcctcttctccagctgacGCTTTCCGCCCCTCCAAGGAGCCCTCCCCAGTGCCTGCGGGCTTTGCCAGCCTGGCTTCTGCTGCAGTGGCTTCCCAGCCAGGTTGGCAattccctgcctcctcctgcccttcttcttctccttcagtGGGGAAAGACAGAGATCATCATGCTCCAGGCGAGAGGGAGCCACCCCAATCAcccacacacatgcaaaaaaccTCCTGGCTGAGATGGGGGACACAAACCGTGccacagggaggaaggaaaactgtGGAGACCAGCACAGGGCTCCTTGGCCCTCTGGCAGCACAGCCTCACCCCCAACTCCTCCCAGTTGTAACTGGGATGCATGGACACAACCAGCCTCTGCAGCACCCACAGgccctgacccccccacccagctGTACCCGACGGCAGGATGCAGCGCTGCTCGAGGCCATGGGGGGCCGAGCTGGGGGGGCCGCCGGTCACTGGCATCTCAGCGGGGGGCTCTGCAGCGTGGCCCTTCCTGTGCTGCCAGAAGAGCTTGGCGTTGGCTGTGACAAAGTCACAGCGGCCGCAGTGGAAGGGGAAGTGGGTGCGGTGGTGCCGCTCCATGGCCAGGcggctggggaagagcaggggGCAGGCACGGTAGGCGCAGGACACGGGGGAGGCCCCATGCAGGCGGCGCAGGTGGCTGCGCAGTTGTTTGCGGTCCTCTGTGGCGAAGTGGCAGCCTTTCtcggggcagggcagggctcctGGTGGGGCGCGGTGGGTCTTGAAGTGCTCCTTGAGTTCGCCAGGCTGTTCGAATGCCTCCTGGCAGACAGGGCACAGCAAGCGCTCAGGAGCGGAGGCCTCCTGTgtgccagctctgggcagctcCGAGCTCCCTGGCTCGCTATGGCCCTTGCTGGTGGGTGCTGACAGCACCCCAGGGAGCTCCAGGTGCCCCGGGgaggacagcagcaggcacTGGTGCTGGGACAGCAGGGAGGCCTCTGGGAAGCTCTGGCCGCACCTCTCGCAGAAATACAGCTCCACCACTTTGACCAGCACCTCTGCAGAGAGTGAGGGGCAACCATTAGAAAGGGCTTTTGCCAGGCCCACAGGAGTGGCTGTTCAATTCCAGCTCCGGACAAGGAGGATAAACCCCTGTTGCCACGAATTACAGTTTGGAGAATCACaaccctcctcctgcctggggtCTGCCAGGAACCCTCCCATAAGAGAGGGGACACCATCACCCCGGTGACCATCATGACCAGGTCTGTTCCTTAGTGCCTTTGAGACACACAGAGAGATGAGGCTGCCTTGGCCCTGTTTCTAGCAGGATGCCCCCACACTGCACTTGGCTGAGTAGTGTGCCAGGGGAGGCAGCCTGGGGTGGAGATCTCTGCCTGGTCCCTACTGACAGCCCAGAGCAATCCCCTCACCCATCCCAAGGCCCCCACAGCCACCCCTCCCCATCTGCACACCCAGCTTGTGCCAGCTCTGCACTGAACGGTGGCACCAGACTCATGATGCATACGGGGTCAAAGACACGAGGGCACCGtggtgtccccagggtgcccagctggacctccctccctccgctgAGTGCCAAGGGGCCCACACTGCTCTCCCCACACCCTGTACCTGTGGCATTGGCTGCGCTGCTCAGCGTCACGTTGCCAGCCACAGCCTCGATGAATATTTCCACATTGCTTCCTTCAGCGTGAGCCCCTTCCTCAGGCATTGatgcctctgccagcagcaagtCCTGGCTGGCAGTCAGTGGAGGTGTTCCAGCCAGGCCAGTGCTGGCCACGCCAGCGCTTCCCACGGCTCCTGCCTCTCCCGGtgtgggcaggagcagctccgAACACAGGGTCTCCATCTCCCTGCTGGCACCCTCAGAGACAGCCACTTCTGCACTCATTGCCACTGGGCACTggcttggtgctgggcaggagggcCTCTCGCTCTGAAACATAAGAAAGCACTTTAAACAAGGGAGAACCCAGAAGCCTAGGGGTCCTACAAGATTGTGGGGGACAGCCTGTGGTAGGCAGGGGTATGATCCGGGGCATCTCAATCCCTTCTGCCGTGCCCCAAGCAGGCTGCTGGCAAAACCCACTGCCACGGGGGAGATGGGGGCACAGGGACCCCGGTACCATCCCCAAAGACGCCCAGGGGCCTCCCCCTGAGCCCAACAGCCAGGGCCTGCTCTCCGGGCCCAGACCCGGGCCCAGGTggccccacccctccccccagaCCCGGGCCCAGCCCCCGGCGAGGAAGCGCCTATCGCGAGTCCCCCCACGGCCAGGGCCGTCCCAGCCCCCTcgccccgcggccccggcccgtCCCCCTCGCCCCAGGCCGAGGACCCCGGCTGGGCCCCGGTGGCCCCACCTCCGGCCCCAGCGCATCTCGGTAGTACGCGCCGGGCGGGAGGGAGAGTCGCCCTTTGTGCAGCTCGCGCGGccgctctgctctgccccaccgCCCGCCCCGGTCCCGCTCTATGGTGCGAGCCGGCAGCCGGCCGGAAGCAGCTCGAGGCGGAAGCGAGGGTTGGGGCCATAGAgagcggcgcggcgcgggctAGAGCGGCGCTGCGCGGAGgtgaggggcggcggggccgaggCCGGTACCGAGGCCGGTAGCGGCGGGGGCGAGCTCCTGCCGGAGGGGGGGGCTCTGCCATGGGGGTGAGGTGAGGTGAGTGGAGCGGAGGCCTCACTGTGGGGAAGGCCGGTGTGGGGCCGGCTCTCCTGCAGGGGAAGGCGGGCTCCTGCCGCGGGGCTGAGGCTCGGCTGCGGCGGGGAAAGCCCCACCGCGGGGCAGGGACCCTGCCGTGGGCCCGAGGCcttgctgtggggcaggagacGTCCTGCCCTGGGAAGGAGCCTTGCTGCGGGGGAGGTGGGATCCTGCTTGAGGGAGCAGAGTGTGCTTGTCTGTCTGTTGGGGCAGCTCCCCCTCATCCCCTGTATCTGATAGACCCCTGCTGAGGGAGCTGCAGAAACTTCAAGCCCCCTAAGTGTGGGGCTGGTGCCCTTTATCCAGACATGGAGATGCTACTTCCACCACAGTCGTGCACCCATTTCCAGCAGCAAAGAACTGGCTCTCAACTCAGCCTGGGGATGTGCTTCagcttttttaaacaataagCCTTAAATAATTGCAGTGCTCAGTGATTTTGAGCTgtttaaagaataaaaccatGTAAAGCTCTGGCTTGTTGTTCTGGCTGAAGAAATGGCAGATGCTCCTTTGCTGGCCTGAgagcctccagctcctgcttccctcctgcctgtgtCACCCAGAGgatgcagagagggaggaggctACTGTGGCCAGCGGCTGTCTGAACCCCTAGTAAAAGATAAGCATGGGTGTAGGGGATCTGCCAGGCTGCCTTTTGGCTTGAGAACAGGCCATGTTAAAGGCCAGGCAACTGTGGGTGATCCATTGTGTCCCCCGCTGCCATTCAGTCCTTCTCTTTCCACGCAGGTTTGTTTCCAGAGTGCAGAGACAATGCTGTGGAAAGGAGCCGCTTAACCTCCCACAATGCCCTTTTCTGACTTTGTCTTAGCACTGAAGGACAACCCGTACTTCGGGGCTGGGTTTGGCCTCGTTGGAGTGGGTACAGCCCTGGCGTTAGCCCGGAAAGGGGCCCAGTTTGGGCTAGTGGCTTTCAGGCGCCATTATATGATCACCTTGGAGGTGCCCAGCAAGGATAAGAGCTACCACTGGCTGCTGAACTGGATCTCCCACCATGCCAAGCACACGCAGCACCTCAGCGTTGAGACGTCATACCTGCAGCATGAAAGTGGGCGCGTCAGCACCAAGTTCGACTttgtccccagccctgggaaCCATTTCATCTGGTAAGGAAGGGTAGGGGGAAAGCAGTCTGGGGACTGACCCTCCTTTTGGCAAGGAAACTCCAACCTGGGGGGGCCatcaaagcagcagagatgatcTTGCCTCTTCCTTGGGTCTGGATTAGGATGGGAGATTGAGAGTAGCGAGAGGAGTCTGCATTCATCAGCACGAAGGGATTTCTTTACCCGACATGAGTGTTCCCCTTGATGCACGACCTGGGCTGGGCTCAGCTGAATGGTGCCAGACCACCGTTCCTTAACCCTGTTTTCCCACCCCAGGTATCGCAGGAAGTGGATTCGCATCGAGCGTAACCGGGAGAAGCAGATGATTGACTTGCACACAGGGACCCCCTGGGAGTCCGTCACCTTCACTG
Protein-coding regions in this window:
- the ZNF142 gene encoding zinc finger protein 142 isoform X1 → MFQSERPSCPAPSQCPVAMSAEVAVSEGASREMETLCSELLLPTPGEAGAVGSAGVASTGLAGTPPLTASQDLLLAEASMPEEGAHAEGSNVEIFIEAVAGNVTLSSAANATEVLVKVVELYFCERCGQSFPEASLLSQHQCLLLSSPGHLELPGVLSAPTSKGHSEPGSSELPRAGTQEASAPERLLCPVCQEAFEQPGELKEHFKTHRAPPGALPCPEKGCHFATEDRKQLRSHLRRLHGASPVSCAYRACPLLFPSRLAMERHHRTHFPFHCGRCDFVTANAKLFWQHRKGHAAEPPAEMPVTGGPPSSAPHGLEQRCILPSGEEEGQEEAGNCQPGWEATAAEARLAKPAGTGEGSLEGRKASAGEEDSDSGRDESPEEDGESPCEGEAKEDRKAAPEKATMPRTQHFKGDVAEGSEYLYKTHMCPECKRCFKKRTHLVEHLHLHFPDPSLQCPNCHKYFTSKSKLKIHMMRETGEKAHRCPLCHYSSVEKNALNRHMASMHEDISNFYSDVYSCPVCEEKFRLSQALKEHLKTHKAEPKRLSCFQGGCNYCAEDRKEFVRHLKDAHGIKAVECKYHACSLLFDTAEAMEAHRKTHYAFHCQQCDFICSNKHVFRKHKKQGHPGSEQLQCSFCPYATFNPVEFHDHVGKMHANEKIHKCTECAFATAHKRVLIRHMLLHTGEKPHKCELCDFTCRDVSYLSKHMLTHSNDKNFMCTECGYITKWKHYLNVHMRKHTGDLRYQCNQCSYRCHRADQLSSHKLRHQGKSLICEVCGFACKRKYELQKHMQAKHSQNYQVPIFQCQYCTYQTKYKQALLNHENCKHTKQKEFRCALCSYCTFSNTSLFFHKRKIHGYVPGDKDWLENYASKELEISSSEALFGYELGTALRVDACSPLAGNEQWAKAKPSQLDSQGEEGYQRAFVVPLLRQDAAPPQSSSEVEGGVGDGEQNHPTAGDALGDDCLQGHTAAGSTERAASGDVAESCTLHLETLNVSSDPLLDHLTGESCMVQPESVEMLSCKEPPPAYAMLGSRGDLGLVDNDNTLEDIPDFEEEEADIQENEAVRLDDSVTAGESQGKDSLRQAMGHLEGSCSDHHKLVADAEMSETSQAELPEAWLSVLKTTEQSHPPVPEDVAASNDDARGGSESVLKALRKQDKEQAETLVLEGRVQMLVVQSESQIFKCEKCSYITRKEKSMSLHSKASCQSRRAPLVCHECGASFKQQRGLNTHLLKKCPVLLKKNKILKPAGQELPGLRQPADQPGDNGTEMAESDKGGSEESGHAETLWEVELMPDKTQAVGSSLAGDQTSGCPAPEKSLPSDSTEVAEESHQQGDGAEPGGATCPPQPEKPLEKYRLEGGKLHCNACSFVCSRVSTITSHVEDGCRSLEQLWCSLCPEAFRSQRALKSHRAEKHLVHSKEDGPQSTELPEGDPASVEMGQPSEPLPDAALPKAALPKRRRFSCPTCPFTCHQERAMKTHKKRGCMALGEFRCASCPFTSKAAKALRLHRKLHRKHYSKRPQLQCHQCEFTCKQARCLWQHVRIKHEGVKPHKCRYCEFSTTRRYRLEAHQSLHTGVGRIACGICSQTFGTNSKLRIHRLRVHEKTPTHFCPLCDYSSYLQNDITRHVNSCHRGELNFGCSRCEARFSSETALKQHVLRRHEEKVSYGCPHCGFVCHSEATLKCHVQKQHPHLECSTCKETFATREALEEHKTQHFSHRCELCSFAAKERQQLVRHYVESHEPATPQDKPLRCPFCDFACCHQLVFDQHMKGHGGTRVYKCSDCEYTTKNRQKITWHIRIHTGEKPYKCHLCKYACADPSRLKYHMRIHKEERKYLCPDCGYKCKWVNQLKYHMTKHTGLKPYRCDECEYRTNRADALRVHKETRHREARSFICEQCGKAFKTRFLLKTHLKKHSEEKPYVCNACGRAFRWAAGLRHHYLTHTNEHPFFCRYCPYKAKQKFQVIKHIQRHHPERGASDPSQGVGKDPSTPTVHLHAVQRESRAEGPPRTEQEGGCPAEKDGASQ